The Catenuloplanes niger genome includes a window with the following:
- a CDS encoding MFS transporter has product MKRASGAYLASYVLSLLGNSVAGVALPLIVLQTTGSVLATGAVAIASALPAAVAGLLMGVVIDRINRRTASVLTDLVSAASIAALPLLDSAVGLSLGWFVLSAVIGSFGDVPGLTAREAMLPGIVRSGGLGTERLLGLREASGAVVTLIGPGVAGVLVTTFDGTGVLWVTAALSGAAALVTLLIPREAGALATTGPLGAPTPTGPVGAGPGRVRLRDGWRVRLRDGWRVLIGSPFLVVTTVLSTVLVLVLSAFQALVLPVYFTLAGRPELLGFVLSALALGLLAGGGTYAAVGGRGPRRAWFVVGALCTVAGFGGMASLASPWLVLAAAGVVGLGNGLFGSLLGVLMVERIPDGMRGRIMGTQNAIMTLAPALGMGAAAVLTEWSGARTAAVALAVAWAVTAAYALWAPALRTLRPAGPPATRAPRPDQPARQPDLPDQPERQDGQPDQAERWPGQRERVPERREQEPERREQEPGELVG; this is encoded by the coding sequence GTGAAACGAGCTTCGGGGGCGTACCTCGCCTCATACGTGCTGTCGTTGCTCGGCAACTCGGTTGCCGGGGTGGCGTTGCCGCTGATCGTGCTGCAGACCACCGGGAGCGTGCTGGCCACCGGCGCGGTGGCGATCGCGTCGGCGTTACCGGCGGCAGTCGCCGGCCTGCTGATGGGCGTGGTGATCGACCGGATCAACCGGCGGACCGCGTCCGTGCTGACGGATCTGGTGTCGGCGGCGTCGATCGCGGCGCTGCCGTTGCTGGACTCGGCGGTCGGGCTGTCGCTGGGCTGGTTCGTGCTGTCCGCGGTGATCGGCTCGTTCGGGGACGTGCCGGGGCTGACGGCACGGGAGGCGATGCTGCCCGGGATCGTGCGCAGCGGCGGGCTGGGCACGGAACGGCTGCTCGGGCTGCGGGAGGCGAGCGGCGCGGTGGTGACGCTGATCGGGCCGGGCGTGGCGGGCGTGCTGGTCACCACGTTCGACGGTACGGGGGTCCTCTGGGTCACGGCCGCGCTCTCCGGCGCAGCGGCCCTGGTCACGCTGCTGATCCCGCGCGAGGCCGGCGCGCTCGCGACCACCGGCCCGCTCGGCGCGCCCACCCCGACCGGACCGGTGGGCGCGGGTCCGGGGCGGGTGCGGTTGCGGGACGGCTGGCGGGTGCGGTTGCGGGACGGCTGGCGGGTGCTGATCGGGTCACCGTTCCTGGTGGTGACGACCGTGTTGAGCACGGTGCTGGTGCTGGTGCTGAGCGCGTTCCAGGCGCTGGTGCTGCCGGTGTACTTCACCCTCGCCGGCCGCCCGGAGCTGCTCGGGTTCGTGCTCAGCGCGCTCGCGCTCGGCCTGCTCGCCGGCGGCGGCACCTACGCGGCCGTGGGTGGCCGGGGACCGCGCCGGGCCTGGTTCGTGGTCGGCGCGCTGTGCACGGTCGCCGGGTTCGGCGGGATGGCGTCGCTGGCGTCACCGTGGCTGGTGCTGGCGGCGGCGGGCGTGGTCGGGCTCGGCAACGGCCTGTTCGGCAGCCTGCTCGGCGTGCTCATGGTGGAGCGGATCCCGGACGGCATGCGCGGCCGCATCATGGGCACGCAGAATGCGATCATGACGCTCGCCCCGGCGCTCGGCATGGGGGCGGCCGCGGTGCTGACCGAGTGGTCCGGCGCCCGGACGGCCGCGGTCGCGCTGGCCGTGGCCTGGGCGGTCACCGCGGCCTACGCTCTGTGGGCACCGGCGCTCCGCACCCTGAGGCCCGCCGGGCCGCCCGCCACCCGCGCACCACGGCCGGACCAGCCGGCACGGCAGCCGGACCTGCCGGACCAGCCCGAGCGGCAGGACGGGCAGCCGGACCAGGCGGAGCGGTGGCCGGGGCAGCGCGAGCGGGTGCCGGAACGGCGTGAGCAGGAGCCGGAACGGCGTGAGCAGGAGCCTGGGGAGCTGGTGGGATGA
- a CDS encoding GNAT family N-acetyltransferase codes for MRLERVTPRNYEAALKLSVRDDQQDLVASVEHSLAEAYAYGDHAWPRLVYDDDRLVGFLMAFVDLPWRDPDDTDRRSGLWRLNIAGGEQGKGYGTFAVEAACAELRSRGTTACYVTYVPRDGGPEPFYRGLGFVRTGEVADGETVAVRTL; via the coding sequence ATGCGTCTGGAACGCGTGACACCGAGGAACTACGAGGCCGCGCTGAAGCTGTCGGTCCGCGACGACCAGCAGGATCTGGTGGCGTCCGTCGAGCACTCGCTCGCGGAGGCGTACGCGTACGGCGACCACGCCTGGCCCCGGCTGGTCTACGACGATGACCGGCTGGTCGGGTTCCTGATGGCATTCGTGGACCTGCCGTGGCGGGACCCGGACGACACCGACCGGCGCTCCGGCCTGTGGCGCCTCAACATCGCCGGCGGCGAGCAGGGCAAGGGGTACGGCACGTTCGCGGTCGAGGCGGCCTGCGCCGAGCTGCGCTCCCGCGGGACCACGGCGTGCTACGTGACCTACGTGCCGCGCGACGGCGGCCCGGAACCGTTCTACCGCGGGCTCGGGTTCGTCCGCACCGGCGAGGTCGCCGACGGTGAGACCGTCGCCGTGCGTACCCTCTGA